In a single window of the Rattus norvegicus strain BN/NHsdMcwi chromosome 6, GRCr8, whole genome shotgun sequence genome:
- the Gpr135 gene encoding G-protein coupled receptor 135, which yields MEEQARPPSRPAASATLPGSAHPGGAASTATAAALSFSSVATVTLGNQSDAGRPEAAGSRGPAPLLWHGAAVAAQALVLLLIFLLSSLGNCAVMGVIVKHRQLRTVTNAFILSLSLSDLLTALLCLPAAFLDLFAPPGDSGPWRSFCAASRFFSSCFGIVSTFSVALISLDRYCAIVRPPRDKLGRRRALQLLAGAWLAALGFSLPWELLRAPREPPTPQSFHRCLYRTSPDPAQLGAAYSVGLVVACYLLPFLLMCFCRYHICKTVRLSDVRVRPMTTYARVLRFFSEVRTATTVLIMIVFVICCWGPYCFLVLLAATRQGQTTQAPSLLNVAAVWLTWANGAINPVIYAIRNPNISMFLGRNREEGYRTRNMDVFLPSQGLGFQARSRNRLRNGCANRLGACSRMPSSNPASGSGGEVVMWARKNPVVLFFREDPPDPVMAVYKQHKSETRDSSI from the coding sequence ATGGAGGAGCAGGCGCGGCCGCCGAGCCGCCCGGCTGCGAGTGCAACCTTGCCGGGTAGCGCACATCCCGGAGGGGCGGCTTCCACGGCCACCGCGGCCGCGCTGTCGTTCAGCTCCGTAGCCACCGTAACGCTGGGAAACCAGAGCGATGCGGGCAGGCCGGAGGCGGCTGGGTCTCGGGGACCGGCACCGCTGCTTTGGCACGGGGCAGCAGTGGCCGCCCAGGCGCTCGTGCTCCTGCTCATCTTCTTACTGTCTAGCCTGGGAAACTGCGCGGTGATGGGGGTGATCGTGAAGCACCGGCAGCTGCGCACGGTCACCAACGCCTTCATCCTATCGCTGTCCCTGTCGGACCTGCTCACTGCGCTGCTCTGCTTACCCGCCGCCTTCCTCGACCTGTTTGCGCCGCCGGGAGACTCGGGGCCCTGGCGCAGCTTCTGCGCCGCCAGCCGCTTCTTCAGTTCGTGTTTCGGCATCGTCTCCACGTTCAGCGTGGCGCTCATCTCGCTGGACCGCTACTGCGCCATCGTGCGGCCGCCGCGGGACAAGCTAGGCCGGCGGCGCGCGCTGCAGCTGCTGGCCGGAGCGTGGCTGGCTGCGCTCGGCTTCTCCCTGCCCTGGGAGCTGCTCCGGGCACCCCGGGAGCCCCCGACTCCGCAGAGCTTCCACCGCTGCCTTTACAGAACCTCCCCAGACCCTGCGCAGCTGGGCGCCGCTTACAGCGTGGGGCTGGTGGTGGCTTGCTACCTGCTGCCCTTCCTGCTGATGTGTTTCTGCCGCTACCACATCTGCAAGACTGTGCGCCTGTCGGACGTGCGTGTGCGGCCGATGACCACCTATGCGCGCGTGCTGCGCTTTTTCAGCGAGGTGCGCACGGCCACCACCGTGCTCATCATGATTGTCTTTGTCATCTGCTGCTGGGGCCCCTACTGCTTCCTGGTGTTGTTGGCTGCTACCCGGCAGGGTCAGACCACACAGGCTCCCTCGCTGCTCAATGTGGCAGCTGTTTGGCTGACCTGGGCCAATGGAGCTATCAACCCGGTCATATATGCCATCCGCAACCCTAACATTTCTATGTTCCTAGGTCGCAACCGCGAAGAGGGATATAGGACTAGAAACATGGATGTTTTTTTGCCTAGCCAAGGCCTAGGTTTTCAGGCCAGAAGTCGCAATCGCCTTCGAAATGGCTGTGCCAACAGGCTTGGGGCTTGCAGCAGGATGCCTTCTTCCAACCCCGCTAGTGGGTCAGGAGGGGAAGTGGTCATGTGGGCTCGAAAAAACCCAGTTGTGCTCTTCTTCCGAGAGGATCCACCAGACCCAGTTATGGCAGTCTACAAACAGCATAAATCTGAAACCAGGGACAGTAGCATCTAA
- the L3hypdh gene encoding trans-3-hydroxy-L-proline dehydratase: MEAALAVSRLPPHDPRTPALSVVDMHTGGEPLRIVHAGCPEVAGPTLLAKRRYMRQHLDYVRRRLVFEPRGHRDMYGAILVPSELPDAHLGVLFLHNEGYSSMCGHAVLALGRFALDFGLVPAPPEGTREAQVNIHCPCGLVTAFVECEGGRSCGPVRFHSVPAFVLASDLTVDVPGHGKVVVDIAYGGAFYAFVSAEKLGLDVCSAKTRDLVNAASALTGAVKAQFKISHPESEDLGFLYGTILTDGKDVYSEEPTTNICVFADEQVDRSPTGSGVTARIALQYHKGLLQLNQTRAFKSSATGSVFTGCAVREAKCGDFKAVIVEVAGQAHYTGTANLTVEDDDPLRDGFLLK, from the exons ATGGAAGCGGCGCTTGCAGTGAGCCGGCTGCCCCCGCACGACCCGAGGACGCCGGCACTGTCGGTGGTGGACATGCACACAGGCGGCGAGCCTTTGCGCATCGTGCACGCCGGGTGTCCGGAGGTGGCAGGGCCCACGTTGCTGGCCAAGCGGCGCTACATGCGTCAACACCTCGACTACGTACGGCGGCGGCTCGTGTTCGAGCCCCGCGGCCACCGGGACATGTACGGGGCCATCCTAGTACCCAGTGAGCTGCCCGACGCGCACCTAGGCGTCCTGTTCCTGCACAACGAAGGTTACAGCTCCATGTGCGGCCACGCGGTGCTGGCGCTGGGCCGCTTCGCGCTCGACTTCGGACTGGTGCCTGCTCCCCCAGAAGGCACCCGGGAGGCCCAGGTCAACATCCACTGCCCGTGCGGGCTGGTGACCGCCTTCGTGGAGTGTGAAGGTGGCCGTAGTTGCGGCCCTGTGCGCTTCCACAGCGTCCCAGCCTTTGTCCTGGCCTCAG ACCTCACAGTGGATGTTCCTGGCCATGGAAAGGTGGTGGTGGACATTGCGTACGGTGGGGCGTTTTATGCATTTGTTAGTGCAGAAAAATTAGGACTCGATGTGTGTTCTGCAAAGACAAGGGATCTTGTGAATGCAGCAAGCGCATTGACAGGAGCGGTGAAAGCACAG TTTAAAATAAGCCATCCTGAGAGTGAAGACCTTGGCTTTCTGTATGGAACTATCTTAACGGACGGAAAAGATGTTTATAGCGAGGAGCCCACCACCAACATCTGCGTGTTTGCAGATGAGCAG GTCGACAGAAGCCCCACCGGGTCCGGAGTGACAGCCAGAATTGCTCTGCAGTATCATAAGGGGCTTCTGCAGCTGAACCAGACCAGAGCCTTCAAAAGCAGTGCAACCGGCTCGGTGTTCACGGGCTGCGCTGTGAGG gAAGCAAAGTGTGGAGATTTCAAAGCCGTCATAGTGGAAGTTGCAGGACAAGCCCATTACACGGGGACAGCAAACCTGACAGTGGAAGACGATGACCCACTAAGGGATGGCTTTCTTctcaagtga